The Metabacillus schmidteae genome has a segment encoding these proteins:
- a CDS encoding glycerate kinase — MKIVIAPDSFKESLSAMEVSKAIERGFQTVFPNADYYKIPMAYGGEGTVRSLVDATNGTIEERIVTGPLGNPVKAFFGVMGDGKTAVIEMAAASGLHLVPIEQRNPLVTTTRGTGELILTALDLGIEHIIIGIGGSATNDGGAGMVQVLGGRLLDGNGDDIEAGGGALSKIVSIDLTGLDQRLKKVRIEVACDVDNPLTGPRGASAIFGPQKGATPEMVQLLDQNLTHFADVVEASTGKSFRTIEGAGAAGGLGASLAAFLNAELKRGIQIVLDAVNFADVVKDADLVITGEGKIDHQTIYGKTPIGVAKAAKKYGVPVIGIAGSLSQGCDVVYEHGIDSLFSIVPGVTTLSDAFEHAAVYMEMTARNIAATMKIANI; from the coding sequence ATGAAAATAGTCATTGCCCCAGATTCTTTTAAAGAAAGCTTATCCGCAATGGAGGTATCGAAAGCAATAGAACGAGGCTTTCAAACTGTTTTTCCAAATGCTGATTATTATAAAATACCAATGGCTTATGGTGGAGAAGGTACAGTTCGATCATTAGTAGATGCAACAAACGGAACAATTGAAGAAAGAATTGTTACAGGTCCACTTGGAAATCCGGTTAAAGCTTTCTTTGGAGTGATGGGGGATGGAAAAACAGCAGTTATTGAAATGGCTGCTGCTTCAGGGTTGCATTTAGTTCCTATAGAACAAAGAAATCCGTTAGTAACGACAACAAGGGGCACCGGAGAGTTAATCTTAACTGCTCTTGATTTGGGAATAGAGCATATCATCATTGGAATTGGCGGAAGTGCAACGAACGATGGAGGAGCCGGGATGGTTCAAGTGTTAGGTGGTAGATTGCTAGATGGTAATGGAGACGATATTGAAGCAGGAGGCGGTGCTCTTTCGAAAATCGTATCAATTGATTTGACAGGACTTGATCAAAGACTAAAAAAAGTCAGAATTGAAGTAGCCTGTGATGTTGATAATCCGTTAACTGGACCAAGGGGTGCATCAGCTATATTTGGTCCCCAAAAAGGAGCTACACCTGAAATGGTTCAATTGCTGGATCAGAATCTGACTCATTTTGCTGATGTTGTTGAGGCGTCAACTGGGAAATCATTTCGAACGATAGAGGGTGCTGGTGCTGCCGGTGGTCTGGGAGCAAGTCTTGCAGCCTTTTTGAATGCCGAACTAAAAAGAGGAATCCAAATTGTTTTGGATGCAGTGAATTTTGCTGATGTTGTGAAGGACGCAGATCTTGTTATTACAGGTGAGGGCAAAATTGATCATCAAACTATTTATGGTAAAACCCCAATCGGCGTTGCAAAAGCAGCTAAAAAATATGGAGTGCCTGTAATTGGCATAGCCGGTTCTTTATCCCAAGGTTGTGATGTTGTATATGAGCACGGTATTGATTCCCTCTTTAGTATAGTACCAGGTGTAACAACACTTTCCGATGCGTTTGAACATGCTGCAGTTTACATGGAAATGACAGCGAGAAATATTGCAGCGACTATGAAAATTGCTAATATATGA